The genomic segment AGAAGTGGATTGAAGAAGGGCGTCCTCTGACGCGGGAAACGCCCACCTACCCCCCCGCCACCTACAACGCCCCCGAACGCACCGATTGGAAGTTCCGCGCCTTTCGGGATCAGGTGGCGGCGCACTCGGCTGCCAACAAACCCCTCATTGATGTCCGCAGCGCGAAGGAATATTCCGGCGAACTGCTTCATATGGAGGCATACCCCAATGAGGGGGCAATGCGCGGCGGGCATATTCCGGGGGCGAAGAACGTCCCCTGGGCAACCGCCGCCAACGAGGACGGCACATTCAAAAGCGCCGCCGAACTACGCGAGATTTACGAGAAAACGCAAGGACTTTCCAAAGAGGACGATGTGGTGACCTACTGCCGGATTGGGGAGCGCAGCAGCCACACCTGGTTTGTCCTTCATTATTTGCTTGGCTTCCCCAACGTCCGCAACTATGACGGTTCGTGGACGGAATGGGGTAATCTTGTTGGCGCACCGATTGAACGGTAGCACAGCGCCGAGCAAG from the Anaerolineales bacterium genome contains:
- a CDS encoding sulfurtransferase → MTAQDTTIAAKGYARPEMLVSTTWAADHLNEPAIRLIESNEDILLYDQGHIPGAVQIDWVGDLNDKIRRDYLDRKAFAALMSKHGISNDTLVVFYGDKNNWWAAYSLWVFQLFGHTKAAIIDGGRKKWIEEGRPLTRETPTYPPATYNAPERTDWKFRAFRDQVAAHSAANKPLIDVRSAKEYSGELLHMEAYPNEGAMRGGHIPGAKNVPWATAANEDGTFKSAAELREIYEKTQGLSKEDDVVTYCRIGERSSHTWFVLHYLLGFPNVRNYDGSWTEWGNLVGAPIER